From Candidatus Manganitrophus morganii, the proteins below share one genomic window:
- the topA gene encoding type I DNA topoisomerase, which yields MAKAVKKKKESGKSGPGKGADTSSPAKGAVAGARGKKTATRTKSLVIVESPSKAKTISKYLGKQFSVMASVGHVKDLPKSRFGIDIDHDFEPEYTVIDKKRKVLSEIKKAAKEADKIYLAPDPDREGEAIAWHIQEELKSRNGDVYRVLFNEITEKAIQQAMQSPGRINMNRVNAQQARRVLDRIVGYRISPLLWEKVRRGLSAGRVQSVAVRLICEREAEVLAFVPVEYWSITAKLLGPNPPLFVARLIQRGGQAIEMGNEADAQAVLDALRPLPFVVSKIEKKERKRNPTPPFTTSRLQQEGVRKLHFTPKKTMMLAQQLYEGVETQAEGAVGLITYMRTDSVRVSPDFQQETAAWIRGKYGNEYVPEAPPVYRSKKGAQEGHEAIRPTSLARDPEQLKADLTKDQYLLYKLIWNRFVASQMTPAVFDVTRIDITAGDFLLRASGAIIKFAGFSIVYMEGKEEGIPQEKKEGEEAEDTSEEAVILPELSVGDRLTLQSLDPKQHFTQPPPRYNEALLIHDLEEKGIGRPSTYATIISTIQDREYVEKREARFYPTELGKVVNELLIQHFPDVVNVEFTAQMENELDGIEDGEKEWVETVRGFYEPFSKEFNRAQVEMRDVKREETPTDLTCEKCGKPMVIKWGRFGRFIACSGYPDCKNTKEFAETANGIEVVEKETATNEVCEKCGKPMVIKNGRFGRFMACSGYPECENTKPISTGVACPEEGCGGALIEKRTRRGKNFFACNRYPKCTFALWERPVPRACPECKAPFLIERREQGGGMKVVCRNEGCGFEDAG from the coding sequence TTGGCCAAAGCAGTTAAAAAGAAAAAGGAATCGGGGAAGAGTGGCCCGGGAAAAGGAGCGGACACCAGTAGCCCGGCGAAAGGGGCGGTCGCCGGTGCCCGGGGGAAAAAGACGGCCACACGGACGAAGTCGCTCGTGATTGTGGAGTCCCCTTCGAAGGCGAAGACGATCTCGAAATATTTGGGAAAGCAGTTTTCTGTGATGGCGTCGGTCGGCCATGTAAAGGACCTTCCCAAGTCGCGGTTCGGCATTGATATCGATCATGACTTCGAACCGGAGTACACGGTCATCGACAAAAAGCGCAAGGTCCTCTCCGAAATTAAAAAGGCGGCCAAGGAGGCGGACAAGATCTACCTGGCGCCCGACCCCGACCGGGAAGGGGAGGCCATCGCCTGGCATATTCAAGAGGAGCTGAAATCGCGCAACGGCGATGTTTACCGGGTCCTTTTCAATGAAATTACGGAGAAGGCGATCCAGCAGGCGATGCAATCGCCCGGAAGGATCAATATGAACCGGGTCAACGCCCAGCAGGCCCGCCGGGTGTTGGATCGGATCGTCGGTTATCGGATCAGTCCGCTTCTATGGGAAAAGGTCCGCCGCGGTCTTTCCGCAGGCCGGGTCCAGTCGGTGGCGGTCCGTCTGATCTGCGAGCGGGAGGCGGAGGTCCTCGCCTTCGTTCCGGTAGAATATTGGAGCATCACGGCGAAGCTGCTGGGACCGAATCCCCCTCTATTCGTCGCCCGATTAATCCAGCGCGGAGGGCAGGCGATTGAGATGGGAAATGAGGCCGATGCGCAGGCGGTCCTTGATGCGCTCCGTCCCCTTCCCTTTGTCGTCTCCAAGATCGAAAAGAAGGAGCGGAAGCGAAACCCGACCCCTCCTTTTACGACCAGCCGGCTGCAGCAGGAGGGGGTCCGCAAGCTTCATTTCACCCCGAAAAAGACAATGATGCTCGCGCAACAACTCTATGAAGGGGTCGAGACCCAGGCGGAAGGGGCGGTCGGATTGATCACCTATATGCGAACCGACTCGGTCCGTGTCTCGCCCGACTTCCAGCAGGAGACAGCGGCGTGGATTCGCGGCAAGTATGGAAACGAGTATGTTCCGGAAGCGCCCCCGGTCTATCGGAGCAAGAAGGGGGCGCAGGAAGGGCATGAGGCGATTCGACCCACCTCGCTTGCGCGCGATCCCGAACAGCTGAAAGCCGATCTGACGAAGGATCAATACCTCCTCTATAAATTGATCTGGAACCGGTTTGTCGCCAGCCAGATGACTCCCGCCGTCTTCGACGTGACCCGGATCGATATCACCGCGGGGGATTTTCTGCTGCGGGCCTCCGGGGCGATCATCAAGTTCGCCGGCTTCTCCATCGTCTACATGGAAGGGAAAGAAGAAGGGATCCCGCAGGAGAAAAAAGAGGGGGAAGAAGCGGAGGACACCTCCGAAGAGGCGGTCATTTTGCCGGAGCTCTCGGTGGGGGATCGTCTTACGCTGCAATCGCTCGATCCGAAGCAGCACTTCACCCAGCCGCCCCCCCGTTACAACGAAGCGCTCCTCATTCATGATCTGGAAGAGAAAGGGATCGGGCGGCCGAGCACCTATGCCACGATCATCTCGACCATTCAGGACCGGGAATATGTCGAGAAGCGGGAGGCCCGTTTCTATCCGACCGAATTGGGAAAGGTGGTCAACGAACTCTTGATCCAGCATTTTCCGGATGTGGTGAATGTCGAGTTCACCGCCCAGATGGAAAATGAGCTCGATGGAATCGAAGACGGAGAAAAAGAGTGGGTTGAGACGGTCCGCGGGTTCTACGAGCCGTTTAGCAAAGAGTTTAATCGGGCGCAGGTCGAAATGCGGGATGTGAAGCGGGAAGAGACCCCGACCGACCTCACCTGTGAAAAGTGCGGCAAGCCGATGGTGATTAAATGGGGCCGATTCGGCCGATTCATCGCCTGCTCCGGCTATCCCGACTGCAAGAACACCAAGGAATTTGCCGAGACCGCCAATGGGATCGAAGTGGTGGAGAAAGAGACCGCCACCAACGAGGTCTGTGAAAAATGCGGCAAGCCGATGGTGATCAAAAACGGCCGCTTCGGCCGCTTCATGGCCTGCTCCGGCTATCCCGAATGTGAAAATACCAAGCCGATCAGCACCGGCGTCGCCTGCCCCGAAGAGGGGTGCGGCGGGGCCCTCATCGAAAAGCGAACCCGGCGGGGAAAGAACTTTTTCGCCTGCAATCGCTATCCCAAATGTACTTTTGCCCTCTGGGAGCGTCCTGTTCCCCGGGCCTGTCCGGAATGTAAAGCCCCCTTCCTCATTGAGCGTCGCGAACAGGGGGGCGGGATGAAGGTGGTCTGCCGAAACGAGGGGTGCGGCTTCGAAGATGCCGGTTGA
- the dprA gene encoding DNA-processing protein DprA, translating into MERYRSWLALKRVTGVGNVLYRRLLDRFKTPDAIFAAGEEALQTVAGVSLDLAKAICSFAAFDQVDREIEKLDALGVTLLSLQDPDYPPLLAAIYDPPPFLYVKGDPQTANPYPVAVVGSRRASHYGKTVAERLSRELAEQGVTIVSGFARGIDTIAHQAALAAGGRTIAVLGCGIDQIYPPEHRSLSEEVVEQGLILSEFPLGTPPDGRNFPQRNRIISGLSLGCLVVEATLESGSLITARCALDQGREVFAIPGSILSETTAGTHQLIRSGAKLVERVEDILEEILPQVRRVPRESAFAPVLEGEEKKLYDLLGFEPKHIDQLIHESTLSIAVVSGLLLALELRGIARQLTGKFYVRI; encoded by the coding sequence ATGGAACGCTATCGATCTTGGTTGGCGTTGAAGCGGGTGACCGGCGTTGGGAACGTCCTCTATCGGCGGCTGCTCGACAGATTCAAGACGCCCGACGCGATCTTCGCCGCAGGTGAAGAGGCGCTTCAGACGGTGGCCGGGGTTTCCCTCGACCTTGCCAAGGCGATCTGCAGCTTTGCCGCGTTCGATCAGGTGGACCGTGAGATTGAGAAGCTCGATGCGTTGGGGGTAACGCTCCTCTCCCTTCAAGATCCCGATTATCCGCCGCTGCTTGCGGCGATCTATGATCCTCCCCCGTTTCTCTATGTGAAAGGAGACCCTCAAACCGCCAATCCCTATCCGGTGGCGGTGGTCGGAAGCCGGCGGGCGAGTCACTATGGGAAGACCGTGGCCGAACGGCTCAGCCGGGAGTTGGCGGAGCAGGGGGTGACGATCGTGAGCGGCTTTGCGAGGGGGATCGACACCATCGCCCATCAGGCCGCTCTGGCGGCGGGGGGGAGAACGATCGCGGTGCTCGGTTGCGGGATCGACCAAATTTATCCCCCCGAGCATCGGTCGCTCTCTGAGGAGGTCGTCGAGCAGGGGCTCATCCTTTCCGAGTTTCCGCTGGGAACGCCGCCGGATGGGCGCAACTTTCCTCAGCGGAATCGGATCATCAGCGGGCTCTCGCTCGGCTGTCTTGTCGTCGAAGCGACCCTGGAGAGCGGATCGCTGATCACCGCCCGGTGTGCTCTTGATCAGGGGAGAGAGGTCTTCGCCATCCCGGGGTCGATCCTCTCCGAGACCACGGCAGGAACCCACCAACTCATCCGATCGGGGGCCAAACTGGTCGAGCGGGTGGAAGATATCTTGGAAGAGATCCTCCCTCAGGTAAGGAGAGTCCCAAGAGAATCGGCCTTTGCCCCTGTGTTGGAGGGTGAGGAAAAAAAGCTTTATGATCTCTTGGGTTTCGAGCCGAAGCACATCGATCAGCTGATCCATGAAAGTACTTTATCCATTGCTGTCGTCTCCGGTTTGCTCCTGGCGTTGGAGCTGAGGGGAATTGCCCGCCAACTCACCGGAAAGTTTTATGTTAGAATATAG